Sequence from the Thermocoleostomius sinensis A174 genome:
TGGGTATATGCTGAGATTCTAACGAGTACAACAGTCGTCCTGCGACTTGTCCGTTACTGGGAATCAAGATCACGAGCAGCGCCAACAGAATGAATATCGCTGAGAGGCGGGGGCGCTTCCAAAGTGTAAATAGTGCTCCAATTAGCAACAAACACGCTAAGCCAATTGGATAAACGAATAGGGGAAGAAGTTTTGAGAGAAAAAGAAACATTGTGAGAGGAGGAAATGGAAAATTAGAAATTGACAAGCCTAAGAAGTAAACACTATTTTTAGTAATTAATTAAACTTGACAACCATAAGACCAAAGCTTAGAAGACTATGAAAAATCTTGTAGACTAAGAATCTGTAGGTTAACGTTAATTTTTTATAGAACCAACCAAGGAACAAACCAGAAACAATGCCTTCCATTTCAGAGAAACATTCCAACTCACTATTGCTATGTTTATTTAACCTCTTGGCAGACTTTGATGGTCAAATTTCTCCAGCAGCCATTCCAATTTTAGCCGAGCTAAGAACTCGTTCCGATGCATTGCCTCCTCTCTATGCCGATGTGTTGGGTTTACCCTTCAGTGCAACCTGTGCTGAGTTGGTCGATCGCATTGAATCGCTAACGCAAGAACAGATTGCGATCGCGAGTTATGCCTTTCAAATTTTCCGTTCCTATGAGCAACTGTTGAAGGTCAAGAGCGGAACAATGGCATCCGAACAAAAAGCAGCGTATGAATCGCAGCTAGAACGGGTACGGTTGGTGATTGTCCGTACCCGCGCTGCTTTGGTTGAAGCCCTGCACCAAAATTCGTGATCACCATTCATGCTTCGATCGCCCTTATATCCAGATAAAGCATCACTTGGTATTCATTCCACCTAACAGTGCTTGTAACCATAGCCATCGTCCCCGGCTATCTTTTTCTAGCAATGGATCGGGAACGGGAAATGAGCGCTGTTCTAAAGGAATAAACAACCCAACGCTGGCATTATAGGCAAACACCACCCCCGATGCCAGTTCATAAACCCATGCATGGAGATTTAGTGTACCAGCGTGAAGTTTCGATCGAATAACGGGATAGGTCTTTAAATTCTCTACTTGGGTTAACACATTTTGCTTAACGGCAATCTTTAAAAGTTCTTCAGGTGCATACTCTTGATCGCTGTAATTATCTACAATTAACCGCCGAGTCGCTTCAGCATGGTGCTTGAGCCAGTCATAGACC
This genomic interval carries:
- a CDS encoding carbonic anhydrase; the encoded protein is MSMAGIINGLNEFHNHHFKTYRELFQQLSHGQSPEVLFITCSDSRIDPFLITQAQPGDLFVVRNVGNIIPTYNSTNNAEGAAIEYAVQALGIKDIIICGHSHCGAMKGLLQIGNLAEEMPLVYDWLKHHAEATRRLIVDNYSDQEYAPEELLKIAVKQNVLTQVENLKTYPVIRSKLHAGTLNLHAWVYELASGVVFAYNASVGLFIPLEQRSFPVPDPLLEKDSRGRWLWLQALLGGMNTK